GGGTAAGTTAACTGGTGGCTTCGATGCCAGCGGCTTCCTCACTAATGCAATCACACTCAGCACCGGTGAAAAACCGGTCGTCAAAGCAGCATGGGCGGGCTTCCTGCAACACTTTGCCCTTCCGAATGTGGAACTGTTCAACATCCTCGTACCTGTCGGTGAATTCTTGGTTGGTCTTGGCTTGATCCTTGGTACATTCACAACGGTAGCAGCTCTGATGGGTATGGTCATGAACTTTGCCTTCCTGTTCTCGGGTACAATTAGCACCAACCCGTACTTGATCCTGCTGGAAGTATTCATCGTCGTCGCTGGTGCCAACGCTGGTAAAATCGGTCTGGATCGCTGGGTACTGCCTTACCTGAAAGCTCACGTCTTCAAACGTCAACCCAAACACAACGGCGACGGAGCCCCAACCGCACCAACTCACAAAGCAGCGTAACCATTTAGAGTTATAACTACCGTGAACAAATCAGCAGTACTCTAAAAAATCATATAAAAACAACGCGCATCCTCCTAACAGAGATTGCGCGTTATTTTTTGAGATTCGTTTCTATTGCATACTGAATTGTACTGCTTCTATTTCAAAAACTAGTATTGTTCCCCATCATCGCCTACAACCATCTACTCGACTGAAACGCTCCGACTCGCCACAAACACATACGTCGCCATTGAGCCAATCTGATCCGTTTGCTGCACCGAATGCTCTAGCATTCGCACTTCCGATTCAATGAGCGAGCGCAACTTGTCCGGTATGTCAGACAATGCCTCCAGTTCATCCTTATACGCATCCAGCACCATATCCGTCTCCCATTGCCCATCCTGCAAATGTACCGATTGGATCGACTGCTCGCGTTCGATAATCCAGCCTGCTTCTGCGGCGACACGATGAATATCGTCCACCGTAAACAGGGTGCGAATATTAGCGTTACTATTTTCCTTGAAGCATTCGTATTTTGCCTGAATCAACACCGCCAGCAGGTGCGGAAACTGCTGAATATGCTGAATCCGCGTATCCCACTCGGCAAAGCACAACCGCTTGCCCCAATGCCGCACACGCTTTAGAATTTGCCGCAATTCTTCAAACGAAGCCATATACCACGACGCATGAGAAATCACCACATAATCAAACGCATCTTCTGGAAACTGTGTGTCTGGGTTCAGCACATCTACCTCATATTCCATGCGTATCGATGCACCTAACTTGGACGCCAGCAAAACATTCGCCGAATCGCCTACGGTGATCGGGCTTCCGTAGTCGCGCGTTGCCACATCAATACCATGCACGTATCCGTCTGACCCGGTCGCCCATGCCAGTACGGCTGTCGTATCCCCTTGTCCGCAGCCAATTTCCAGCACAGAACTCCCCGGCTGAATATCCCAAAATTCGACCAGCTTCAATCGGTGCTCTGTCTGAATACGCTGAACATCCATGTGCTCCTGCGCAGTTGCCATACAGTTCACAATCTCATCTAAAATCTGCTGACGTTCATGAACTCCGTATTCGTGGCTCATATTGTTACCCCTCTCATGTATACCTATCGTCCATCACGATGATGCGGTATTTATGCTGCCTATTGCTATGGTGTGAGATTACTGTATGACATGACGCTTAATCTGCGTATCTATTGTTGGCTGCTCATGCTTTTTTATATCGTGTCAGTCGGATTGCTGTGTAAGCCAACAATCTCAATGACTTCCATTTCAGCAA
The window above is part of the Paenibacillus sp. JQZ6Y-1 genome. Proteins encoded here:
- a CDS encoding DoxX family protein, which translates into the protein MMNAWLRQNKIAMWLLTVLRLYVGFQWIEGGWGKLTGGFDASGFLTNAITLSTGEKPVVKAAWAGFLQHFALPNVELFNILVPVGEFLVGLGLILGTFTTVAALMGMVMNFAFLFSGTISTNPYLILLEVFIVVAGANAGKIGLDRWVLPYLKAHVFKRQPKHNGDGAPTAPTHKAA
- a CDS encoding class I SAM-dependent methyltransferase; its protein translation is MSHEYGVHERQQILDEIVNCMATAQEHMDVQRIQTEHRLKLVEFWDIQPGSSVLEIGCGQGDTTAVLAWATGSDGYVHGIDVATRDYGSPITVGDSANVLLASKLGASIRMEYEVDVLNPDTQFPEDAFDYVVISHASWYMASFEELRQILKRVRHWGKRLCFAEWDTRIQHIQQFPHLLAVLIQAKYECFKENSNANIRTLFTVDDIHRVAAEAGWIIEREQSIQSVHLQDGQWETDMVLDAYKDELEALSDIPDKLRSLIESEVRMLEHSVQQTDQIGSMATYVFVASRSVSVE